The Candidatus Uhrbacteria bacterium genome has a segment encoding these proteins:
- a CDS encoding glycosyltransferase family 4 protein, with protein MNILFDGRSLADPNSGGVKRVATGLLEALRKQGAAITVATSGATRPPISDEHIQLPNKLLSLVIWLHLTSFDRLFKKKSDLLFLPNIGWLGTPKTPYALVVHDLSFLIEPRWFSWKSRLWHQMIGAVHQIKNARIIFAVSECTKRDLVRLLRIPADHIVVIPLGLDSTFQPPTSPSFIQRKFLLALGANDPRKNAALSRTVAKETGLELKLIGDSPIRVSDEELDQLYAQATAFLYPSWYEGFGLPLHEAARHGTPCIASTAGALPETAPEGTIFASPSKPQQWIEAVHTILNHPLSHRTKTGINGWDQAAQIIIHHLARLPNPPHQI; from the coding sequence ATGAACATCCTGTTTGACGGCCGCTCGCTCGCCGACCCAAATTCCGGCGGAGTAAAACGCGTTGCCACTGGACTTCTAGAAGCTCTGCGTAAACAAGGTGCCGCGATTACGGTTGCAACATCTGGCGCAACAAGACCACCGATTTCCGATGAGCATATTCAGCTCCCCAACAAACTACTTTCATTAGTAATCTGGCTACATCTCACCAGTTTTGATCGCCTCTTCAAAAAGAAAAGCGATCTTTTATTTCTTCCAAATATCGGCTGGTTAGGCACGCCAAAAACCCCATACGCTCTCGTTGTTCACGATCTATCGTTTTTAATAGAACCTCGCTGGTTCTCGTGGAAATCCCGTCTCTGGCATCAGATGATCGGCGCCGTACACCAAATAAAAAACGCGCGTATCATCTTTGCTGTTTCCGAATGTACAAAGCGAGATCTCGTACGGCTTCTTCGTATCCCCGCCGACCACATCGTCGTTATTCCGCTCGGTCTCGACTCGACATTCCAGCCTCCGACTTCCCCTTCATTCATTCAAAGAAAATTCTTGCTTGCACTCGGAGCAAATGATCCGCGAAAAAACGCCGCTCTGTCGAGAACAGTCGCAAAAGAAACAGGGCTCGAGCTCAAACTCATCGGCGACTCGCCTATACGCGTAAGCGACGAAGAACTCGATCAGCTCTACGCACAAGCAACCGCCTTCCTCTATCCAAGCTGGTATGAAGGCTTTGGTCTTCCGCTTCATGAAGCGGCACGTCACGGCACCCCTTGCATCGCCTCAACCGCGGGCGCTCTTCCGGAAACCGCGCCCGAAGGAACGATATTTGCCTCACCATCAAAACCGCAACAATGGATTGAAGCGGTGCACACAATTCTGAATCATCCTTTATCGCATCGAACCAAAACAGGAATCAATGGTTGGGACCAAGCGGCGCAAATAATTATTCATCACCTCGCGCGCCTTCCGAATCCTCCGCATCAAATCTGA
- a CDS encoding glycosyltransferase: MTVVPEPIRMEARNEPRRIALVHDYLVQDGGAERVLLAFHELFSRAPIFTLFHDPERTHVGFKHADIRPSKLNKLPFARRHYQWYLPLMPEAVESIDLSGYDLVLSSSSNFAKGIIATPESLHVCYLHTPTRFLWQERLGYVNDIPQPRLIKRLLPAYLHHLRQWDQLAAMRPDLLLTNSRTSQMRIRRFYSRESEVMAPPVDVDRIPLSTKPGTYWLTGGRLVAYKRFDLVVRAFAKLNLPLKIFGVGPEMDKLRRMAGSKTEFLGHITDEAKIQLFREAVAFLHPQIEDFGITAVEAMAAGRPIIAFGQGGAAETVMDGVTGTFFEMQTWEDIGNAAIRFDPSRYDPRKIRAHAETFGKAAFQKRLKERLSTAWASRAV; this comes from the coding sequence ATGACTGTGGTCCCGGAGCCGATTCGCATGGAAGCGCGGAATGAACCGCGCCGCATTGCGCTCGTCCATGACTATCTCGTGCAAGACGGCGGAGCAGAACGCGTACTCCTCGCTTTCCATGAATTGTTCTCTCGTGCCCCAATCTTTACCCTGTTTCACGATCCGGAGCGCACACATGTGGGTTTCAAGCATGCCGATATCCGTCCAAGTAAACTCAACAAACTTCCATTCGCCCGCCGCCACTATCAGTGGTACCTGCCGCTCATGCCCGAGGCGGTAGAGTCCATCGATCTTTCTGGTTACGACCTCGTCCTTTCTTCTTCATCAAATTTTGCTAAAGGCATCATCGCGACACCGGAGTCCCTCCACGTCTGCTATCTCCACACGCCGACACGCTTCCTCTGGCAGGAGCGTTTAGGATATGTAAACGACATCCCCCAGCCGCGTCTCATCAAGCGCTTACTCCCCGCCTATCTCCATCACTTGCGACAATGGGACCAACTCGCAGCGATGCGACCGGATCTATTGCTTACCAATAGCCGCACATCACAGATGCGTATCCGCCGATTCTACTCGCGTGAGTCAGAGGTTATGGCTCCGCCGGTCGACGTCGACCGCATCCCTCTTTCCACCAAACCTGGAACCTACTGGCTCACTGGCGGACGTCTTGTCGCATACAAACGTTTTGATCTTGTCGTACGCGCTTTTGCCAAACTCAATCTTCCGCTGAAAATTTTTGGCGTAGGTCCGGAAATGGACAAGCTCCGCAGAATGGCTGGCTCCAAAACAGAATTCCTCGGCCACATCACCGATGAAGCCAAGATCCAACTCTTCCGTGAAGCCGTTGCTTTCCTCCATCCGCAAATTGAAGACTTTGGCATCACCGCTGTAGAAGCCATGGCGGCCGGTCGCCCTATCATCGCCTTTGGACAAGGCGGCGCCGCAGAAACCGTGATGGATGGAGTTACCGGAACATTTTTTGAAATGCAGACATGGGAAGACATCGGTAACGCCGCCATTCGTTTTGACCCCTCGCGCTACGATCCGAGAAAAATCCGCGCTCACGCAGAAACATTTGGAAAAGCGGCTTTTCAAAAACGTCTCAAAGAACGTCTCAGCACAGCGTGGGCCTCGCGCGCGGTATGA
- a CDS encoding sugar transferase, whose translation MRRLDLAFAALLLPLDFLALLGAAVSAYALRFSPYFIGIRPIITEIPFPQYLASATGFALLWMLLFAMAGLYSMRQRRAWNTLGRVFISCLAGIMLLIAIVFFSRALDTSRFVIAAVFGFAVIYVSLARLALRAFRRILFRGRIGHEQIALVGSSRAAMDIAMLYKQHPELGWTIVKQYKTWNEATKKDLRDLASKHKIDTVLLAEPELNRTDALELIGLAEEFHLGFRYLADLFSATFTNVEMDTFGGVPVISVKRTKLDGWGRIFKRLFDIVASSILILITSPLIIFSTIALWIEDGLPVFFLNERVGERGNLFRLMKLRSMWRRYSIGPQFKKQKAALKIEQELIKEKSIKEGPVYKIADDPRVTPVGHFIRRWSIDELPQFINVFKGDMSLVGPRPHQPREVANYLPHHRRVLAIKPGITGLAQISGRSDLDFEDEVRLDAWYIENWSPALDLYILIKTPMAVINKKGAY comes from the coding sequence ATGCGTCGCCTCGACTTGGCCTTTGCAGCACTTTTGTTGCCGCTCGACTTCCTCGCCCTCTTGGGTGCGGCGGTTTCTGCATACGCACTTCGTTTCTCCCCATACTTCATCGGTATCCGTCCGATCATTACAGAAATTCCTTTCCCGCAGTATCTGGCCTCAGCCACCGGCTTTGCCTTGCTCTGGATGCTGCTCTTTGCGATGGCCGGCCTGTACTCCATGCGCCAGCGCCGCGCTTGGAACACGCTCGGCCGTGTATTCATCTCCTGCTTGGCCGGCATCATGCTCTTGATCGCTATCGTCTTTTTCTCGCGTGCTCTTGATACCTCACGTTTTGTCATCGCTGCGGTCTTTGGTTTTGCCGTTATCTATGTTTCACTCGCACGTCTCGCTTTACGCGCCTTCCGACGCATCTTGTTCCGCGGACGTATCGGCCATGAGCAAATCGCGCTCGTCGGATCTTCGCGCGCAGCAATGGATATCGCCATGCTCTACAAGCAGCATCCGGAACTCGGCTGGACCATCGTCAAACAATATAAAACCTGGAATGAAGCGACCAAAAAAGACCTGCGCGACTTGGCATCCAAACACAAAATCGACACCGTGCTCTTGGCTGAACCAGAACTCAACCGCACAGACGCGCTCGAGCTCATCGGCCTCGCAGAAGAATTCCATCTCGGCTTCCGTTATTTAGCCGATCTCTTCTCAGCCACCTTCACCAACGTAGAGATGGATACGTTTGGCGGCGTTCCTGTCATCAGCGTCAAACGCACCAAACTCGATGGCTGGGGCCGTATTTTCAAACGATTATTTGATATCGTTGCTTCATCAATCCTCATCTTGATCACCAGCCCTCTCATCATCTTTTCCACGATCGCGCTTTGGATTGAAGATGGTTTGCCAGTCTTTTTCCTCAATGAACGTGTTGGCGAGCGTGGCAATCTCTTCCGTCTGATGAAGCTGCGATCGATGTGGCGCCGCTACTCAATCGGCCCGCAATTCAAGAAACAAAAAGCCGCCCTCAAAATTGAACAAGAATTGATTAAAGAGAAAAGCATCAAGGAAGGTCCGGTCTACAAAATTGCCGATGATCCGCGCGTCACACCGGTCGGTCATTTTATCCGCCGCTGGTCTATCGATGAACTTCCGCAATTCATCAACGTTTTTAAGGGGGATATGTCTTTGGTCGGTCCTCGTCCGCATCAGCCGCGTGAAGTCGCAAACTATCTCCCGCATCATCGCCGTGTTCTGGCGATCAAACCAGGCATCACCGGTCTCGCCCAAATCAGCGGCCGCTCCGACCTCGACTTTGAAGATGAAGTACGTCTAGACGCTTGGTATATCGAGAATTGGTCCCCTGCTTTGGACCTATACATCCTGATCAAGACACCGATGGCGGTTATCAACAAAAAGGGCGCGTATTAA
- a CDS encoding site-specific integrase — MAKLSTHLRVYLEHLEIEKGRSPLTIRNYDFYLRRFID; from the coding sequence ATGGCCAAGCTTTCAACGCATCTGCGTGTTTATCTCGAGCATCTTGAAATTGAGAAAGGCCGATCGCCGTTGACGATTAGGAATTACGATTTTTATCTCCGTCGTTTTATCGATTAA
- a CDS encoding tyrosine-type recombinase/integrase: MNQDLIHEYQLFLNRSAGRGESGMRKSTQNYHLIALRSFLKFLNKRDIETLSAEKIDLAKQGSRDVSFLDAGDLPRLLEAPDKTDALPIVKAHDKAILELFFSTGMRVSELANLKISQINLDREEFTVRGKGDKNRIVFLSQQARFALKNYLGMRKDEAPYLFIRHDRAKSGVKEIGALTPRSIERLVHHYSVVAGIPKHVSPHTLRHSFATDLLMNGADLRSVQTMLGHSSITTTQIYTHITNQQLKDVHKAFHGKQRDGDDGVEKEEKT; this comes from the coding sequence GTGAATCAAGATTTGATTCATGAGTATCAACTGTTTCTGAATCGCTCCGCCGGCCGCGGGGAATCGGGGATGCGCAAGTCGACGCAGAATTATCATTTGATTGCGCTCCGATCGTTTTTGAAGTTTTTGAATAAGCGCGATATTGAAACGCTGTCTGCGGAAAAAATCGATTTAGCCAAACAAGGGAGCCGCGATGTTTCTTTTTTGGATGCCGGTGATTTGCCGCGTTTGCTGGAAGCGCCAGATAAAACGGATGCACTGCCTATCGTGAAGGCGCACGACAAGGCGATTTTGGAATTATTTTTTTCAACCGGTATGCGCGTGTCTGAGCTCGCGAATCTTAAAATTAGCCAGATCAATTTGGATCGCGAGGAGTTCACGGTGCGCGGAAAGGGCGATAAAAATCGTATTGTGTTTTTATCGCAGCAGGCGAGATTTGCGCTCAAGAATTATCTTGGCATGAGAAAAGATGAGGCTCCTTATCTTTTTATCAGGCATGACCGCGCCAAGAGCGGCGTTAAAGAAATTGGTGCGCTGACGCCGAGGTCGATCGAGCGATTGGTGCATCATTATTCCGTGGTCGCCGGAATTCCGAAGCATGTTTCTCCGCACACATTGCGTCACTCGTTTGCAACGGATTTGCTGATGAACGGTGCGGATTTGCGCAGCGTGCAAACCATGCTCGGACATTCATCGATCACGACTACACAGATCTATACGCATATCACCAACCAGCAGCTCAAAGACGTGCACAAAGCATTCCATGGGAAGCAGAGAGATGGAGATGATGGGGTTGAAAAGGAAGAGAAAACGTGA
- a CDS encoding slipin family protein yields MRTLLSFSFLFWPLLILLLVCVRQVNQYERGVKFMFGKFHKLVEPGWRLVVPIVQSMTKVDVRTKAVEVPYQDAITRDNVSCKVNAVVYYRVVDAGRAVIVVENFWNAVSQLAQTTMRNVVGELTLDELLSDRDQASARIKELVATHTADWGIEVQTVELKDISLPEDMQRTIAKQAEAERERRAVIINSEGEVIAADNLKKAAEILSSNPAALHLRTLNSINDISSDASNTIVFAVPMEVLRAFEAVAKK; encoded by the coding sequence ATGCGCACACTTCTCTCGTTTTCCTTCCTGTTTTGGCCGCTTCTTATCCTTCTTCTTGTCTGTGTCCGTCAGGTTAACCAGTATGAGCGCGGCGTAAAGTTCATGTTTGGTAAATTTCACAAACTTGTAGAACCGGGCTGGCGTTTGGTGGTGCCTATTGTCCAGTCGATGACGAAGGTGGATGTTCGTACCAAAGCCGTTGAAGTTCCGTATCAGGATGCGATTACGCGCGACAACGTTTCTTGTAAGGTTAACGCTGTTGTTTACTATCGTGTTGTTGATGCCGGCCGCGCCGTTATCGTTGTCGAGAATTTTTGGAATGCGGTTTCGCAGCTTGCGCAGACAACGATGCGCAACGTTGTTGGTGAATTGACGCTCGATGAATTGCTTTCGGATCGCGATCAGGCCTCTGCACGTATCAAGGAGCTGGTTGCAACGCATACAGCTGATTGGGGTATTGAGGTGCAGACGGTTGAATTGAAGGACATTTCTCTTCCGGAAGACATGCAGCGCACGATTGCCAAGCAGGCTGAGGCAGAGCGTGAGCGCCGTGCCGTTATCATCAATTCCGAAGGTGAAGTGATTGCAGCTGATAACTTAAAAAAGGCTGCCGAGATCCTGTCTTCAAATCCTGCCGCTCTTCATTTGCGCACGCTTAACTCGATCAATGATATTTCAAGCGATGCGAGCAACACGATCGTGTTCGCTGTACCGATGGAAGTATTGCGGGCTTTTGAAGCCGTAGCAAAGAAGTAA